The window TTCGATAATGTCTTCGTCAAACTCGAATTTGTAAATAAAAGGGAGCTCTACTGTATGGCTTTCAAATTGAACCGAGTGAGCCATCTTCCGACTACGATTGTAGAAGCCGCAAACGTTTCCAGCGCCGCCGCCTACACGTCTGGACGGTGGTTCCGATCTGATGGTTTCAATCAATCGGATCGCCTTCTCTGACAGCTTGTTCCTCTTGCACCAATTCTGAAACTCGTGGTTACTTTTGAACATGTTTTCTCCTTTTGAATTTGGAATTCTGAGATAATCGTAAGGGTTGAAAACCCGGAACAAGTATCAAAGCAGCAAGGTGGCACCGCAATGCCCCTCGTTAGGACCGAAATACACAGTGGCTCCAGGACTTACCAAGGGGGGAGTTTTCGTGGATCAGTGAGGAAAAGATCCCTACGAAACGCGCCTCTGCGCTATCATGCTCACAGCTTCACGGACAGCCTTTGTAAACCATACGGCATTATGCGTCACTTTCCTGGTCATTCGTGAAGCGACGCGCTTGCTTGAAGGATAAGTATCCTGAGTTTGCAGTTGCACAACAACTTTCATAATCTCATTCCGGATTTCATTTTGAAGCTCTTCGATTGCCTCGGCTCGAGATCGAAAGAAGCGGTGGCTTATCGATTCACATACTTGCGGGAATAACTTATTCAGATTGGGCCTCCAGCCAAATTTCTCGAAAATTCTTTTTTTCATTTTATTTACGGATGGCGGCGGCATTTCAGTTAGTGCATTTTCCAGAATTAGACGAACAGAACGATTGCGATTTCGTCGAGTGTTTTCAATGCAACTCTTGTGCGCTCTGGCAATTGAGCGTGCCTGACTATTGTGGCGCTTATATAGGGATGACTTTTCGTACTTGATCCTTTTTGCGACTTCAGAAAGAGAAGGCACTGGAACCTCCTGAAGCGCCTTTTCAAGAAGCTTCTTGATCTGCGCCGGTTTTCTTCTACGCTTCTTCACGCTATTTGACCAAAGTAAGTTGCCTTGTTTTTTATCGTGGGGCAGACGATATAACAGAGATTTTGCTTTCGGCTCCCAGCAACCGGTTAGGAATTCGACCAAGGGCGAATGAAGTGCCCAAACAAACTTGCAGACAGCGCTCAGTCGGGGCAGTAATCTCGCCGTTCTCCAGGCTCTAATTGTTTGGGGATCAAAGCCTGAGAGCGAGGCGAGAGCAGTCAAACTTCCTGCCCATTTAACAGCAATTTCGATGGATGCCATGAAGGCGTCTCGGGTTGCCAGATTGCTTCCAGCGGGTGTCGCAGCAAGCAAGTTTCCGATTGATTCAACTTTCCAG of the bacterium genome contains:
- a CDS encoding TniQ family protein: MPKDTRSFKIMAAIQVTKKEYLSSRLYHLKVIGIGTEHVENLASYTGRLASAHCVTVGTLVSKEIVPVINKPWMLKQRGYILSPESPQTTAICGAGQMATDWVTALERLTLRHELKFATMLPWRAVMAQKNLIRKFRVWCPECYEQQIHKGVAYDPLLWSLEAVMACKIHQRQLSKKCQTCNRSVPLIDSRYVPGLCSQCGNWLGSSELRIPPNCEPSDFEFWKVESIGNLLAATPAGSNLATRDAFMASIEIAVKWAGSLTALASLSGFDPQTIRAWRTARLLPRLSAVCKFVWALHSPLVEFLTGCWEPKAKSLLYRLPHDKKQGNLLWSNSVKKRRRKPAQIKKLLEKALQEVPVPSLSEVAKRIKYEKSSLYKRHNSQARSIARAHKSCIENTRRNRNRSVRLILENALTEMPPPSVNKMKKRIFEKFGWRPNLNKLFPQVCESISHRFFRSRAEAIEELQNEIRNEIMKVVVQLQTQDTYPSSKRVASRMTRKVTHNAVWFTKAVREAVSMIAQRRVS